One part of the Nitrospiraceae bacterium genome encodes these proteins:
- a CDS encoding NAD(P)-dependent oxidoreductase, whose protein sequence is MILITGGTGFLGKRLVRKSLELGHKRVRCLVRPGTPRDIFRSLQAEFPSVQLEVFPASFNDSDALKKALQGVGIVYHAAASKKGAAPSLVANTVVGSEYLYKASVETGVSRFVLVSSFGVIGAASQRRGDIIDESIAMEEHPEWRDPYSFSKHQQEVLAWRYAKEHNLPLVVIRPGGIFGPGGEILHSRLGLNVFGIFLDLGSSNVMPLTYVDNCAEAIILAGTVPSIGKEVFCIVDDELPMGKDLIRRYRTEVKALKTIRIPYWLLKPLSYCNIWYTRRTKGHIPAVVSPYEVETMWKGHRFNNAKAKQLLGWTPKISMRDALDATFVFLAKAEKANQRS, encoded by the coding sequence ATGATACTTATCACAGGTGGAACTGGATTCCTGGGTAAGCGTCTTGTCAGGAAATCCCTGGAACTGGGCCACAAAAGGGTTCGATGTCTTGTACGCCCAGGAACTCCAAGGGATATTTTCCGGTCTCTCCAAGCAGAGTTTCCCTCAGTTCAACTGGAGGTCTTTCCCGCGAGCTTTAATGATTCGGACGCTTTGAAGAAAGCCCTTCAAGGCGTGGGAATTGTTTATCACGCGGCAGCATCAAAAAAAGGCGCGGCTCCTTCCTTAGTGGCAAACACGGTAGTGGGCTCCGAATACCTTTACAAAGCGTCGGTTGAGACCGGGGTGTCACGTTTTGTACTTGTGAGCTCTTTCGGGGTGATCGGTGCCGCGAGTCAGCGAAGAGGAGATATCATCGATGAGAGTATTGCTATGGAAGAACACCCTGAATGGCGCGATCCCTATTCCTTTTCGAAACATCAACAGGAAGTGCTGGCGTGGAGGTATGCAAAAGAACATAACCTTCCACTCGTTGTTATTCGGCCTGGCGGGATCTTTGGTCCAGGCGGTGAGATTCTACATTCACGCCTTGGATTAAATGTGTTTGGCATTTTCTTGGACCTGGGGAGCTCTAACGTAATGCCTCTTACATACGTCGATAACTGTGCGGAAGCCATTATATTGGCTGGGACAGTACCAAGCATTGGCAAAGAAGTATTCTGTATTGTAGACGATGAACTCCCTATGGGGAAAGACTTGATTCGCCGCTACCGCACAGAAGTCAAAGCTCTTAAGACTATTCGAATACCATATTGGCTTCTCAAGCCTCTGTCATATTGTAACATTTGGTACACGCGAAGAACAAAGGGTCACATCCCTGCGGTGGTTTCTCCTTACGAGGTTGAAACGATGTGGAAAGGTCATCGCTTTAACAACGCTAAGGCGAAGCAACTTCTGGGCTGGACACCCAAGATTTCTATGAGGGATGCCCTGGACGCTACCTTTGTATTTCTGGCCAAAGCAGAGAAGGCGAACCAAAGAAGTTGA
- a CDS encoding Gfo/Idh/MocA family oxidoreductase has translation MKIAIVGCGQIADAHIQEARKLPGIEVAAVCDANVHMAKQAAVRFGIPGTYTSLAKMLGEVRPEVVHITTPPATHLLVGKSVVELGSHAYIEKPFTLNRAEAEELIDVATRVGKLVCVGHNYVYDNSFVRLKALHQAGKLGEIRHVDAVMGYNLAGNFGSVFMGDPTHWLHKLPGGLAQNNISHPLSLMLEFLRDQNPYIHACGFRLREQTYGDVRDLLFDELRVFIRGERTTGNLVFSCSARPVQLYIVVYGTRGQATVSLDSRTLKVVEGSSLPQPFQKVHWAQNEAREVLREYLSNLGKLVNARLHFFEGMKELFYRFYRAIEGKGEMPIAMSEALRTTAIMDDIFQQCNANDPALMSERVSV, from the coding sequence ATGAAGATCGCGATAGTTGGTTGTGGCCAAATTGCTGATGCCCATATCCAGGAAGCTAGGAAGCTTCCTGGGATCGAAGTCGCCGCAGTATGTGATGCCAATGTTCACATGGCCAAGCAGGCGGCAGTTCGATTCGGAATTCCAGGCACATATACATCCCTCGCAAAAATGTTAGGGGAAGTCAGGCCCGAAGTTGTCCACATTACCACGCCTCCTGCGACCCATTTACTTGTTGGAAAATCGGTAGTTGAGCTTGGTTCTCATGCCTATATCGAGAAGCCATTTACTTTGAATCGCGCCGAAGCCGAGGAATTGATCGACGTAGCGACACGCGTTGGAAAGCTGGTGTGTGTAGGGCACAATTACGTGTATGATAATTCTTTTGTTCGACTGAAGGCGCTACACCAAGCTGGAAAACTTGGAGAAATACGCCACGTGGACGCCGTGATGGGGTACAACTTAGCCGGAAATTTTGGGTCTGTGTTCATGGGCGATCCGACTCATTGGCTTCACAAACTACCGGGGGGACTAGCTCAAAACAACATTTCCCATCCTCTCTCGTTGATGTTGGAATTCCTCAGGGACCAGAATCCCTACATTCATGCATGTGGATTTAGGCTTAGAGAGCAGACATATGGAGATGTTAGAGATCTTCTGTTTGATGAGTTACGCGTTTTTATTCGAGGGGAAAGGACGACTGGTAATCTAGTCTTTTCATGTAGTGCAAGACCCGTCCAGCTTTACATAGTTGTCTATGGGACAAGAGGACAAGCAACTGTGAGTTTGGATTCGCGCACATTAAAGGTAGTTGAAGGTTCTTCTCTTCCGCAGCCATTCCAGAAGGTGCATTGGGCTCAGAATGAGGCCCGTGAAGTATTGCGCGAGTATCTCAGCAACCTAGGCAAACTCGTGAATGCCCGTCTTCATTTCTTTGAAGGAATGAAGGAGTTATTTTACCGCTTTTATCGGGCAATTGAAGGAAAGGGTGAGATGCCAATCGCAATGTCCGAGGCTCTTCGAACGACAGCCATCATGGACGACATTTTTCAGCAGTGCAATGCCAATGACCCGGCGTTGATGAGTGAGAGGGTGTCTGTATGA